The Kitasatospora sp. NBC_01287 genome contains a region encoding:
- a CDS encoding IS1182 family transposase: MGEWVGETVGPDVWETCRGLIPTGSVFAFLAEHRGELFPAVMFADMYPSANGRPSMPPQILAAAVTLQALHGLSDFETVQELRCDLRWKAACGLGLYDIAFDPSLLAYFRRRLARSARPNRIFEAVREVVKATGVLKGRHRRALDSTVLDDAVATQDTVTQIIAAVRAVIREVPGAGEVAAAQCTAHDYTDPGKPRIAWNDSQARADLIDALVGDALRLLGHLPDQQLGEKAANAVGLLALVAGQDVEPADDSDGRDGRWRITRGTTHDRTVSTVDPEARHVHKTRSHYQDGYKAHLAVEPETGLYTAVALRPGAGAEHHEAVIALDLLADEDAPVDAFGDTAYSTSDARQALEQEGHRLFLKPAPLKTAVPGGFGLDDFAIDTAAGTVTCPAGHTAPLSEPSGQHMQRKALFTGQCTGCPLRERCTTAKTGRIVTIRPHHDLLATARHQAATNPHWQAAYRRWRPPVERAVAWLVAHGNRKLRYRGTIKNDTWLHTRAAALNLRTLINLGLAHTDNTWHLNPATA; this comes from the coding sequence ATGGGGGAATGGGTCGGGGAGACGGTCGGGCCGGATGTCTGGGAGACGTGCCGGGGGTTGATCCCGACGGGCAGCGTCTTCGCGTTTCTGGCCGAGCACCGTGGTGAGTTGTTCCCGGCGGTGATGTTCGCGGACATGTATCCGTCGGCGAACGGGCGGCCGAGCATGCCACCGCAGATTCTGGCGGCGGCGGTCACGTTGCAGGCGCTGCACGGACTGTCGGACTTCGAGACGGTGCAGGAACTGCGGTGCGACCTGCGATGGAAGGCCGCGTGCGGACTGGGCCTGTACGACATCGCATTCGACCCGTCGCTGCTCGCCTACTTCCGCCGTCGGCTTGCTCGCTCCGCCCGGCCGAACCGGATCTTCGAAGCCGTTCGAGAGGTCGTCAAGGCCACCGGTGTCCTCAAGGGCAGGCACCGCCGGGCGCTGGACTCCACCGTGCTGGACGACGCGGTCGCCACCCAGGACACCGTCACCCAGATCATCGCCGCCGTCCGCGCGGTGATCCGCGAGGTCCCCGGGGCCGGCGAGGTGGCAGCAGCGCAGTGCACCGCCCACGACTACACCGACCCGGGCAAACCCCGCATCGCCTGGAACGACTCCCAGGCCCGAGCCGACCTCATCGACGCCCTGGTCGGCGACGCACTGCGGCTGCTGGGCCACCTGCCCGACCAACAGCTCGGCGAGAAGGCCGCGAACGCGGTCGGCCTGCTGGCCCTGGTCGCCGGACAGGACGTCGAACCGGCCGACGACTCCGACGGCCGCGACGGCCGCTGGCGCATCACCCGGGGCACCACCCACGACCGCACGGTCTCCACCGTCGACCCCGAGGCCCGCCACGTCCACAAGACCCGCAGCCACTACCAGGACGGATACAAGGCCCACCTCGCCGTCGAGCCCGAGACCGGGTTATACACCGCCGTCGCCCTGCGGCCCGGCGCCGGAGCAGAACACCACGAGGCCGTCATCGCCCTCGACCTGCTCGCCGACGAGGACGCCCCGGTGGACGCCTTCGGCGACACCGCCTACTCCACCAGCGACGCCCGCCAGGCCCTGGAACAGGAAGGGCACCGGCTGTTCCTCAAGCCGGCGCCGCTGAAGACCGCCGTCCCCGGCGGATTCGGCCTCGACGACTTCGCCATCGACACCGCGGCCGGCACTGTGACCTGCCCCGCCGGCCACACCGCCCCGCTGTCCGAGCCGTCCGGACAGCACATGCAGCGCAAGGCACTGTTCACCGGCCAGTGCACCGGCTGCCCTCTGCGCGAGCGGTGCACTACCGCCAAGACCGGCCGGATCGTCACCATCCGGCCGCACCACGATCTTCTCGCCACCGCACGCCACCAAGCCGCCACAAACCCCCACTGGCAAGCCGCCTACCGACGATGGAGACCACCCGTCGAACGCGCCGTCGCCTGGCTCGTCGCCCACGGCAACCGCAAACTCCGCTACCGCGGCACCATCAAGAACGACACCTGGCTCCACACCCGCGCTGCCGCCCTCAACCTGCGAACCCTGATCAACCTCGGACTCGCCCACACCGACAACACCTGGCACCTCAACCCGGCCACCGCATAG
- a CDS encoding haloalkane dehalogenase — MPEIAVLDSTIHYEDFGTGTPIVFLHGNPSSSHLWRDVLPAVGPGRLLAPDLIGMGRSGKPELAYDFADHARYLDAWFDALGLDQVILVGHDWGGALAFDQAARHPGRVLGLAFLETIVKPMAWDDLSPQARKRAEAFRTPGVGEELVLDQFLFVRQAFTGGVLTPLTGPDLDTYLAPYPTRDSRRPILAWARQLPLDGEPAELVARIEAYDAWLADSTEVPKLLLTFEGSPTLLIDERMAHWCATHIAALDTVACGTSGHHAPEDRPTEIAAAISAWADRHQLRQAR, encoded by the coding sequence ATGCCCGAGATCGCCGTGCTCGACTCGACCATCCACTACGAGGACTTCGGCACCGGCACGCCCATCGTGTTCCTGCACGGCAACCCGAGCTCCTCGCACCTGTGGCGCGACGTGCTGCCCGCCGTCGGTCCCGGCCGACTGCTGGCGCCCGACCTGATCGGCATGGGTCGCTCCGGCAAGCCCGAGCTCGCCTACGACTTCGCCGACCACGCCCGCTACCTGGACGCCTGGTTCGACGCCCTCGGCCTGGACCAGGTGATCCTGGTCGGCCACGACTGGGGCGGCGCGCTCGCCTTCGACCAGGCCGCCCGGCACCCCGGGCGGGTGCTCGGCCTGGCCTTCCTGGAGACCATCGTCAAGCCGATGGCCTGGGACGACCTCTCGCCGCAGGCCCGCAAGCGCGCCGAGGCGTTCCGCACCCCCGGAGTGGGCGAGGAGCTGGTGCTCGACCAGTTCCTCTTCGTGCGCCAGGCCTTCACCGGCGGCGTGCTCACCCCGTTGACCGGCCCGGACCTGGACACCTACCTCGCCCCCTACCCCACCCGCGACAGCCGCCGCCCGATCCTCGCCTGGGCCCGCCAGCTCCCGCTCGACGGCGAGCCCGCCGAACTCGTCGCCCGGATCGAGGCGTACGACGCCTGGCTGGCCGACAGCACCGAGGTCCCCAAGCTGCTGCTGACCTTCGAGGGCTCGCCCACCCTGCTGATCGACGAGCGCATGGCGCACTGGTGCGCCACCCACATCGCCGCGCTCGACACCGTCGCCTGCGGCACCTCCGGGCACCACGCCCCCGAGGACCGGCCCACCGAGATCGCCGCCGCCATCAGCGCCTGGGCCGACCGCCACCAGCTGCGCCAGGCCCGCTGA
- a CDS encoding C39 family peptidase translates to MTSTRRPARRPRARARARAAACLAVLTAPLLALGAGTTPARAAGTTRTVQVPLYYQQLGNDCEAAALRMMLAAHGIAVQDQQILDRIGVDRVHGEFGHDGPNSGDPFKAFVGDPDGSENEGTGYGVYDPPVAAAARAYGAKVAFTGQGLTPARLRAHVQAGRPAIVWVDYLWRKRPDHPYTAYDGRSVLYAGPAEHAVVVTGYTDLAVTINDPARGHLTVARGDFEAGYATYGDMAVVLEA, encoded by the coding sequence ATGACCAGCACCAGACGGCCGGCCCGCCGCCCCAGAGCCAGAGCCAGAGCCAGAGCAGCAGCATGCCTCGCGGTCCTCACCGCACCACTCCTGGCCCTGGGGGCGGGCACCACCCCGGCGCGGGCCGCCGGAACCACCAGGACTGTCCAGGTTCCCTTGTACTACCAGCAGTTGGGCAACGACTGCGAGGCCGCCGCGCTGCGCATGATGCTGGCCGCGCACGGGATCGCGGTCCAGGACCAGCAGATCCTGGACCGCATCGGCGTCGACCGGGTCCACGGCGAGTTCGGGCACGACGGGCCCAACTCCGGCGACCCGTTCAAGGCCTTCGTGGGCGACCCCGACGGCTCCGAGAACGAGGGCACCGGCTACGGCGTCTACGACCCGCCGGTGGCCGCCGCCGCCCGTGCCTACGGAGCGAAGGTCGCCTTCACCGGGCAGGGCCTGACCCCCGCGCGGCTGCGCGCCCACGTCCAGGCCGGTCGGCCCGCCATCGTCTGGGTCGACTACCTGTGGCGCAAGCGGCCCGACCATCCGTACACCGCCTATGACGGGCGCAGCGTCCTGTACGCCGGCCCCGCCGAGCACGCCGTCGTCGTCACCGGCTACACCGACCTGGCGGTCACCATCAACGACCCGGCCCGCGGCCACCTCACCGTCGCCCGGGGCGACTTCGAGGCCGGCTACGCGACCTACGGCGACATGGCCGTCGTCCTGGAGGCCTGA
- the htpG gene encoding molecular chaperone HtpG, which yields MSTETFEFQVEARQLLQMVIHSIYSNKDVFLRELISNASDALDKLRLEALRDDSLGVDVSDLHIELDADQEARTLTVRDNGIGMSYDEVKQLIGTIANSGTAKYLQDLKGAKEAGDTEGLIGQFGVGFYSSFMVADEVVLLTRRAGESEGTRWTSSGEGTYTLESTAEAPQGTSVTLRLRPVDTEDQLHDYAATWKIREIVKRYSDFITWPIRLAAPATDATDAPPATDAPGADGEEQATAAREPETLNSMKALWARSRDEVSEAEYHELYKHISHDWTDPLETIRLQAEGTFEYQALLFIPSRAPHDLFTQGYQRGIQLYVKRVFVMDDCEALMPPYLRFVKGVVDAQDLSLNVSREILQQDRQIELMRRRLAKKVLSTVKDLQAKAPERYSVLWREFGRVLKEGLITDAENRDAILAGCSFASTRDQEEPTTLKQYVERMAQGQEHIFYLTGESRQALENSPHLEAFRARGIEVLLLTDPVDEVWVDAVPGFDGKELRSVAKGDVPLGADQEEQQEEREQRQQEYAGLLAWMTQRLGEQVKEVRLSARLTVSPACLVSDTHDATPALENLYRAMGQDVPRGKRILELNPGHPLVTGLNAAHAQEAEHEALAEAVELVYGMALLAEGGQLDEPSRFIKLMADRLGRTL from the coding sequence ATGTCGACTGAGACGTTCGAGTTCCAGGTGGAAGCACGCCAACTCCTGCAGATGGTGATCCATTCGATCTATTCGAACAAGGACGTGTTCCTGCGCGAACTCATCTCCAACGCCTCGGACGCGCTGGACAAGCTGCGGCTGGAGGCGCTGCGCGACGATTCGCTCGGCGTTGACGTGTCGGACCTGCACATCGAGCTCGACGCCGACCAGGAGGCCCGCACGCTGACCGTGCGGGACAACGGCATCGGCATGTCGTACGACGAGGTGAAGCAGCTCATCGGCACGATCGCCAACTCCGGTACCGCCAAGTACCTGCAGGACCTGAAGGGGGCCAAGGAGGCGGGCGACACCGAGGGCCTGATCGGCCAGTTCGGCGTCGGCTTCTACTCCAGCTTCATGGTGGCCGACGAGGTCGTGCTGCTGACCCGACGGGCCGGCGAGAGCGAGGGCACCCGCTGGACGTCCAGCGGTGAGGGCACCTACACGCTGGAGAGCACCGCCGAGGCGCCGCAGGGGACTTCGGTCACGTTGCGGCTGCGCCCGGTGGACACCGAGGACCAGCTGCACGACTACGCCGCGACCTGGAAGATCCGCGAGATCGTCAAGCGCTACTCGGACTTCATCACCTGGCCGATCAGGCTGGCCGCGCCCGCCACGGACGCCACGGACGCCCCGCCCGCCACGGACGCCCCGGGGGCGGACGGCGAGGAGCAGGCGACCGCCGCCCGCGAGCCCGAGACGCTGAACTCGATGAAGGCGCTCTGGGCGCGTTCGCGCGACGAGGTGTCCGAGGCCGAGTACCACGAGCTGTACAAGCACATCAGCCACGACTGGACCGACCCGCTGGAGACCATCCGGCTGCAGGCCGAGGGCACCTTCGAGTACCAGGCGCTGCTCTTCATCCCCTCCCGCGCGCCGCACGACCTGTTCACCCAGGGCTACCAGCGCGGCATCCAGCTCTATGTGAAGCGCGTCTTCGTGATGGACGACTGCGAAGCGCTGATGCCCCCGTACCTGCGGTTCGTCAAGGGCGTGGTGGACGCCCAGGACCTGTCGCTCAACGTGTCGCGCGAGATCCTGCAGCAGGACCGCCAGATCGAGCTGATGCGCCGACGGCTGGCGAAGAAGGTGCTCTCCACCGTCAAGGACCTGCAGGCCAAGGCCCCCGAGCGCTACTCGGTCCTGTGGCGCGAGTTCGGCCGGGTGCTCAAGGAAGGGTTGATCACCGACGCGGAGAACCGCGACGCGATCCTCGCCGGCTGCTCCTTCGCCTCGACCCGCGACCAGGAGGAGCCGACCACGCTGAAGCAGTACGTCGAGCGGATGGCGCAGGGCCAGGAGCACATCTTCTACCTGACCGGCGAGTCCCGGCAGGCCCTGGAGAACTCCCCTCACCTGGAGGCGTTCCGGGCCAGGGGCATCGAGGTGCTGCTGCTGACCGACCCGGTCGACGAGGTCTGGGTGGACGCGGTCCCCGGGTTCGACGGCAAGGAACTGCGCTCGGTCGCCAAGGGTGACGTGCCGCTCGGCGCGGACCAGGAGGAGCAGCAGGAGGAGCGCGAGCAGCGGCAGCAGGAGTACGCGGGCCTGCTGGCCTGGATGACCCAGCGGCTCGGCGAGCAGGTCAAGGAGGTGCGGCTCTCCGCCCGCCTGACCGTCTCGCCCGCCTGCCTGGTCTCGGACACGCACGACGCGACCCCGGCGCTGGAGAACCTCTACCGCGCGATGGGCCAGGACGTCCCCCGGGGCAAGCGCATCCTGGAACTCAACCCCGGCCACCCGCTGGTCACCGGCCTGAACGCCGCGCACGCCCAGGAAGCCGAGCACGAGGCGCTCGCCGAGGCGGTGGAGCTCGTCTACGGGATGGCGCTGCTCGCCGAGGGTGGTCAGCTGGACGAGCCGTCACGCTTCATCAAGCTGATGGCGGACCGCCTGGGGCGCACACTGTAA
- a CDS encoding MarR family winged helix-turn-helix transcriptional regulator produces MSNTPIGPTPGFLVWRLSTKWRAAVDRALAPLGLTHAQYVLLASLSGMAHTTPRTAPSQRELADHTGLEPLYVSKLARALEAEQLIERTRDPQDSRTVRLALTERGQEAVRPAIATVQLLLDRLLAPLGGRDDPRTAGLVRDLTALLDAPLDLDTPPAPLH; encoded by the coding sequence GTGAGCAACACACCGATTGGTCCGACCCCCGGCTTCCTGGTCTGGCGCCTGTCCACCAAGTGGCGGGCCGCCGTCGACCGGGCGCTGGCGCCGCTGGGCCTCACCCACGCCCAGTACGTCCTGCTGGCCTCGCTGTCCGGCATGGCGCACACCACCCCGCGCACCGCCCCCAGCCAGCGTGAACTGGCCGACCACACCGGCTTGGAGCCGCTCTACGTCTCCAAACTGGCCCGCGCCCTGGAGGCCGAGCAGCTCATCGAGCGCACTCGCGATCCCCAGGACAGCCGCACCGTGCGCCTCGCACTCACCGAACGCGGGCAGGAGGCGGTACGGCCGGCCATCGCCACCGTCCAACTGCTGCTGGACCGACTGCTCGCGCCACTGGGCGGGCGCGACGACCCGCGCACCGCGGGGCTCGTCCGCGACCTGACCGCCCTGCTGGACGCCCCGCTCGACCTCGACACCCCGCCCGCCCCCCTGCACTGA
- a CDS encoding LCP family protein yields the protein MPESGSGRRRRADAGGAGSADGAGGGRAAARRAGRRPKRKGLRILAYGTAGLVLVTAGTFGYVYEELNGNIKHSALFAGTSGDAGHEKPDAFGRTPINILVIGSDTRDNAADCQIGGDCGPGANADVEMVLHVSADRSNATVMSIPRDTMAELPACTDTENHTSMKAHRDMINSTLDYGPGCTVAAVHQLTGIPIDHFMMVDFTGVVQMSDAVGGVPVCVDNNVYDPYSHLKLKKGNHTLQGMAALEFVRTRHGFGDGGDVGRTVAQHMFLSSMVRQLKSAGTLTNPAAVLSLANAATKALTVDNGLSGIPQLVGLADDLNKVPTDRITMTTMQNDPDPTNTQRVVVDPAAKNLFSAMINDQSLTTGDGSKSSAAAQATSTANPDASSAAPAPAAPAAPASSAAAAAGAGAGAPKKEIAVHVKNGSGVAGRAGDLAEALKTAGYSSLTSATNATVSAAVSEVTYTAGREADAQEVAASVGLPSSAVRPGDGPGITLVIGKDWTAGSTFAAAPAGAGGAASPTAPAPVNTQAALTNSEAQTADDSSKCAQVSTQDTVTINNIGMNPTKAYEKSPGVPDSAP from the coding sequence ATGCCGGAGAGCGGTTCCGGAAGGCGGCGGCGTGCCGACGCGGGCGGGGCGGGCAGTGCGGACGGCGCCGGGGGCGGCCGTGCCGCGGCCCGCCGAGCCGGCCGCAGGCCCAAGCGCAAGGGCCTGCGGATCCTGGCCTACGGCACGGCCGGGCTGGTGCTGGTGACGGCGGGGACCTTCGGCTACGTCTACGAGGAGCTGAACGGGAACATCAAGCACTCGGCGCTCTTCGCGGGCACCTCGGGCGACGCGGGTCACGAGAAGCCGGACGCTTTCGGGCGCACGCCGATCAACATCCTGGTGATCGGCTCGGACACGCGGGACAACGCCGCGGACTGCCAGATCGGTGGGGACTGCGGGCCTGGGGCCAACGCCGACGTCGAGATGGTGCTGCACGTGTCGGCGGACCGCAGCAACGCGACGGTGATGAGCATCCCGCGCGACACGATGGCGGAGTTGCCGGCCTGCACGGACACCGAGAACCACACGTCGATGAAGGCGCACCGGGACATGATCAACAGCACCCTGGACTACGGTCCGGGGTGCACGGTGGCGGCGGTGCACCAGCTGACCGGTATACCCATCGACCATTTCATGATGGTCGACTTCACGGGTGTGGTGCAGATGTCGGACGCGGTGGGCGGGGTGCCGGTGTGCGTGGACAACAACGTCTACGACCCGTACTCGCACCTGAAGTTGAAGAAGGGCAACCACACGCTGCAGGGGATGGCGGCGCTGGAGTTCGTGCGCACCCGGCACGGTTTCGGCGATGGTGGCGATGTGGGGCGCACGGTGGCGCAGCACATGTTCCTGTCCTCGATGGTGCGGCAGTTGAAGAGCGCGGGGACGTTGACGAACCCGGCGGCGGTGCTGTCGCTGGCGAACGCGGCGACCAAGGCGCTGACGGTGGACAACGGGCTGAGCGGGATCCCGCAGCTGGTGGGGCTGGCGGACGACCTGAACAAGGTGCCGACCGACCGGATCACGATGACCACGATGCAGAACGACCCCGACCCGACGAATACGCAGCGTGTGGTGGTCGACCCGGCGGCCAAGAACCTCTTCAGCGCGATGATCAATGACCAGTCGCTGACCACCGGGGACGGGAGCAAGTCGTCGGCGGCGGCGCAGGCCACCTCCACGGCGAACCCGGACGCCTCCTCGGCCGCGCCGGCGCCTGCCGCTCCCGCCGCTCCTGCGTCGTCGGCGGCGGCCGCCGCGGGGGCGGGGGCTGGTGCGCCGAAGAAGGAGATCGCGGTGCACGTGAAGAACGGCAGTGGGGTGGCGGGTCGGGCGGGGGATCTGGCGGAGGCGTTGAAGACGGCGGGGTACAGCTCGCTGACCTCGGCGACCAACGCGACGGTGAGTGCGGCGGTCAGCGAGGTGACGTACACGGCGGGTCGGGAGGCGGACGCGCAGGAGGTGGCGGCCTCGGTGGGGTTGCCGTCCTCGGCGGTCAGGCCGGGTGACGGTCCGGGGATCACGTTGGTGATCGGCAAGGACTGGACGGCCGGGAGCACCTTCGCTGCCGCGCCGGCGGGCGCGGGCGGCGCGGCTTCCCCGACGGCCCCGGCGCCGGTGAACACCCAGGCGGCGCTGACCAACTCCGAGGCGCAGACCGCGGACGACTCCAGCAAGTGCGCGCAGGTGAGCACCCAGGACACGGTGACGATCAACAACATCGGGATGAACCCGACCAAGGCGTACGAGAAGAGCCCCGGCGTCCCCGACTCCGCCCCCTGA